Proteins from a genomic interval of Rosa chinensis cultivar Old Blush chromosome 2, RchiOBHm-V2, whole genome shotgun sequence:
- the LOC112185996 gene encoding tetraspanin-19 isoform X1: MGGMARSCVQSILKLVNSVNGMVGLAMVLYSLWLIRAWHKSMADLPFEDSDYPTIPWFIYIFLGLGATLCVITCSGHIAADTANGCCLYLYMLFVFLLLMLETGVTADIYLNHDWEEDFPDDPTGRFDQFKAFVRSNLDICKWIGMSVICVQGLTLLLAMILKAFGLHHYYDSDDDDVPERVSLLNHPNPYVVGDPIYGSKNDAWHIRINSKTNR; the protein is encoded by the exons ATGGGTGGGATGGCGAGGAGCTGCGTACAATCAATTCTAAAGTTGGTGAACTCGGTGAATGGGATGGTTGGGCTGGCCATGGTTTTGTACTCGTTGTGGTTGATTAGAGCCTGGCACAAGAGCATGGCTGACTTGCCATTTGAAGACTCTGATTATCCAACAATCCCTTG GTTCATATACATTTTTCTTGGCCTTGGGGCTACTCTGTGTGTGATCACATGTTCAGGACATATTGCTGCAGACACTGCAAATGGTTGTTGCCTTTATTTG TACATGCTGTTTGTCTTTTTACTCCTCATGCTTGAAACTGGAGTGACTGCTGATATATATTTAAACCATGACTGGGAAGAG GACTTTCCTGATGATCCAACTGGGAGATTTGATCAATTCAAAGCATTTGTAAGGTCAAACTTGGACATCTGCAAATGGATTGGCATGTCAGTTATATGCGtacag GGACTTACATTGTTATTGGCAATGATACTCAAAGCTTTTGGGCTACATCATTATTATgatagtgatgatgatgatgttcctGAGAGGGTTTCACTGCTGAATCACCCCAATCCTTATGTCGTTGGCGACCCTATTTATGGTTCCAAAAATGATGCTTGGCATATAAGGATCAACAGCAAG ACAAACAGGTAA
- the LOC112185996 gene encoding tetraspanin-19 isoform X2 — protein sequence MGGMARSCVQSILKLVNSVNGMVGLAMVLYSLWLIRAWHKSMADLPFEDSDYPTIPWFIYIFLGLGATLCVITCSGHIAADTANGCCLYLDFPDDPTGRFDQFKAFVRSNLDICKWIGMSVICVQGLTLLLAMILKAFGLHHYYDSDDDDVPERVSLLNHPNPYVVGDPIYGSKNDAWHIRINSKTNR from the exons ATGGGTGGGATGGCGAGGAGCTGCGTACAATCAATTCTAAAGTTGGTGAACTCGGTGAATGGGATGGTTGGGCTGGCCATGGTTTTGTACTCGTTGTGGTTGATTAGAGCCTGGCACAAGAGCATGGCTGACTTGCCATTTGAAGACTCTGATTATCCAACAATCCCTTG GTTCATATACATTTTTCTTGGCCTTGGGGCTACTCTGTGTGTGATCACATGTTCAGGACATATTGCTGCAGACACTGCAAATGGTTGTTGCCTTTATTTG GACTTTCCTGATGATCCAACTGGGAGATTTGATCAATTCAAAGCATTTGTAAGGTCAAACTTGGACATCTGCAAATGGATTGGCATGTCAGTTATATGCGtacag GGACTTACATTGTTATTGGCAATGATACTCAAAGCTTTTGGGCTACATCATTATTATgatagtgatgatgatgatgttcctGAGAGGGTTTCACTGCTGAATCACCCCAATCCTTATGTCGTTGGCGACCCTATTTATGGTTCCAAAAATGATGCTTGGCATATAAGGATCAACAGCAAG ACAAACAGGTAA